From Myotis daubentonii chromosome 15, mMyoDau2.1, whole genome shotgun sequence, one genomic window encodes:
- the ETV2 gene encoding ETS translocation variant 2 isoform X5, translated as MDLWKWDEASPQEVPLGNTLSRLEGAELGFCFPEVALQGDTLTETCWKEHASQAPSWSGDWIQRGCTGWDAWSRVPPALGPAPPAPSAESPGVAGHNTTTSAGGTHSWSRAPTTASSPGRDCPFGSHGAAYWSQGLRAEGRADSIPWSGPGASDCPTSWDMGLHTACPTSSKEHQSSDLTASSEPKQQLDRASLARYPKTNHRGPIQLWQFLLELLQDEARSSCIRWTGNSLEFQLCDPKEVARLWGERKRKPGMNYEKLSRGLRYYYRRDIVRKSGGRKYTYRFGGRVPGLAYPDDAGARARQGAATQ; from the exons ATGGACTTGTGGAAGTGGGATGAAGCATCACCACAGGAAGTGCCCCTGGGAAACACACTGTCAAGGCTGG AAGGAGCTGAGCTCGGCTTCTGTTTCCCTGAAGTGGCGCTCCAAGGGGACACACTGACAGAGACATGCTGGAAAG AGCACGCCTCTCAGGCTCCTTCGTGGTCAGGAGACTGGATACAACGGGGATGCACCGGGTGGGACGCTTGGAGCCGAGTCCCGCCGGCGctgggccccgccccccccgccccctccgctgAGTCTCCGGGGGTCGCAGGCCACAACACTACCACCTCCGCGGGCGGGACCCACTCGTGGTCGCGTGCCCCCACCACAGCGAGCTCCCCCGGCCGGGACTGTCCCTTTGGCTCCCACGGCGCCGCATACTGGAGCCAGGGCCTCCGCGCGGAGGGGCGCGCCGACTCCATTCCCTGGAGCGGGCCTGGGGCCTCCGACTGTCCCACCTCCTGGGACATGGGGCTGCATACGGCTTGCCCCACCTCTTCCAAGGAGCACCAGAGTTCCGATCTCACCGCTTCCTCCGAACCGAAGCAGCAGTTGGACCGCGCAAGTTTGGCTCGTTACCCCAAAACTAACCACCGAG GTCCCATTCAGCTCTGGCAGTTCCTCCTGGAGCTGCTCCAAGACGAGGCGCGCAGCAGCTGCATCCGCTGGACAGGCAACAGCCTGGAGTTCCAGCTGTGCGACCCCAAAGAG GTGGCGCGACTGTGGGGTGAGCGCAAGAGAAAACCCGGCATGAATTACGAGAAGCTGAGCCGAGGCCTGCGCTACTACTACCGCCGGGACATCGTGCGAAAGAGCGGTGGGCGCAAGTACACGTACCGCTTTGGGGGCCGCGTGCCCGGCCTAGCTTATCCAGACGACGCTGGGGCTAGGGCCCGACAGGGAGCAGCAACCCAATAA
- the ETV2 gene encoding ETS translocation variant 2 isoform X1, protein MDLWKWDEASPQEVPLGNTLSRLEGAELGFCFPEVALQGDTLTETCWKGLPHWDRSSASPHPETPWGAGECVRRGGEGVWGLSPWLKFSFPDFLRENGDRTGDACVLHVAWPRSGSQGTPEAARGRDSWPPLTAVCSSSQSTPLRLLRGQETGYNGDAPGGTLGAESRRRWAPPPPPPPLSLRGSQATTLPPPRAGPTRGRVPPPQRAPPAGTVPLAPTAPHTGARASARRGAPTPFPGAGLGPPTVPPPGTWGCIRLAPPLPRSTRVPISPLPPNRSSSWTAQVWLVTPKLTTEVPFSSGSSSWSCSKTRRAAAASAGQATAWSSSCATPKRWGSLPDPPSPALVSSSFTRHHHSFCLALGPPSMPSPQPHSALPNLCPDFTEPCPSLAKPSRSHLL, encoded by the exons ATGGACTTGTGGAAGTGGGATGAAGCATCACCACAGGAAGTGCCCCTGGGAAACACACTGTCAAGGCTGG AAGGAGCTGAGCTCGGCTTCTGTTTCCCTGAAGTGGCGCTCCAAGGGGACACACTGACAGAGACATGCTGGAAAG GACTCCCACACTGGGACCGGAGCTCCGCGTCACCGCACCCAGAAACTCCATGGGGGGCGGGTGAGTGTGTGCGGAGAGGCGGGGAAGGAGTCTGGGGTCTTTCACCATGGCTGAAGTTTAGCTTCCCTGACTTTTTGAGGGAGAATGGAGATAGGACTGGGGACGCTTGTGTCCTCCACGTGGCCTGGCCCAGATCCGGGAGCCAGGGGACTCCTGAGGCGGCCAGGGGGCGGGACAGCTGGCCTCCCCTCACTGCGGTCTGTTCCTCCTCGCAGAGCACGCCTCTCAGGCTCCTTCGTGGTCAGGAGACTGGATACAACGGGGATGCACCGGGTGGGACGCTTGGAGCCGAGTCCCGCCGGCGctgggccccgccccccccgccccctccgctgAGTCTCCGGGGGTCGCAGGCCACAACACTACCACCTCCGCGGGCGGGACCCACTCGTGGTCGCGTGCCCCCACCACAGCGAGCTCCCCCGGCCGGGACTGTCCCTTTGGCTCCCACGGCGCCGCATACTGGAGCCAGGGCCTCCGCGCGGAGGGGCGCGCCGACTCCATTCCCTGGAGCGGGCCTGGGGCCTCCGACTGTCCCACCTCCTGGGACATGGGGCTGCATACGGCTTGCCCCACCTCTTCCAAGGAGCACCAGAGTTCCGATCTCACCGCTTCCTCCGAACCGAAGCAGCAGTTGGACCGCGCAAGTTTGGCTCGTTACCCCAAAACTAACCACCGAG GTCCCATTCAGCTCTGGCAGTTCCTCCTGGAGCTGCTCCAAGACGAGGCGCGCAGCAGCTGCATCCGCTGGACAGGCAACAGCCTGGAGTTCCAGCTGTGCGACCCCAAAGAGGTGGGGCAGCCTCCCAGACCCGCCCAGTCCGGCCCTAGTCTCCTCCAGTTTCACTCGGCACCACCATTCATTTTGCCTCGCCCTTGGTCCGCCCAGCATGCCCTCACCTCAACCGCACTCTGCCCTACCTAACCTGTGTCCGGACTTTACGGAACCCTGCCCATCTCTTGCTAAGCCCTCCCGCTCCCACCTTCTCTGA
- the ETV2 gene encoding ETS translocation variant 2 isoform X3, producing the protein MDLWKWDEASPQEVPLGNTLSRLEGAELGFCFPEVALQGDTLTETCWKGLPHWDRSSASPHPETPWGAGECVRRGGEGVWGLSPWLKFSFPDFLRENGDRTGDACVLHVAWPRSGSQGTPEAARGRDSWPPLTAVCSSSQSTPLRLLRGQETGYNGDAPGGTLGAESRRRWAPPPPPPPLSLRGSQATTLPPPRAGPTRGRVPPPQRAPPAGTVPLAPTAPHTGARASARRGAPTPFPGAGLGPPTVPPPGTWGCIRLAPPLPRSTRVPISPLPPNRSSSWTAQVWLVTPKLTTEVPFSSGSSSWSCSKTRRAAAASAGQATAWSSSCATPKRWRDCGVSARENPA; encoded by the exons ATGGACTTGTGGAAGTGGGATGAAGCATCACCACAGGAAGTGCCCCTGGGAAACACACTGTCAAGGCTGG AAGGAGCTGAGCTCGGCTTCTGTTTCCCTGAAGTGGCGCTCCAAGGGGACACACTGACAGAGACATGCTGGAAAG GACTCCCACACTGGGACCGGAGCTCCGCGTCACCGCACCCAGAAACTCCATGGGGGGCGGGTGAGTGTGTGCGGAGAGGCGGGGAAGGAGTCTGGGGTCTTTCACCATGGCTGAAGTTTAGCTTCCCTGACTTTTTGAGGGAGAATGGAGATAGGACTGGGGACGCTTGTGTCCTCCACGTGGCCTGGCCCAGATCCGGGAGCCAGGGGACTCCTGAGGCGGCCAGGGGGCGGGACAGCTGGCCTCCCCTCACTGCGGTCTGTTCCTCCTCGCAGAGCACGCCTCTCAGGCTCCTTCGTGGTCAGGAGACTGGATACAACGGGGATGCACCGGGTGGGACGCTTGGAGCCGAGTCCCGCCGGCGctgggccccgccccccccgccccctccgctgAGTCTCCGGGGGTCGCAGGCCACAACACTACCACCTCCGCGGGCGGGACCCACTCGTGGTCGCGTGCCCCCACCACAGCGAGCTCCCCCGGCCGGGACTGTCCCTTTGGCTCCCACGGCGCCGCATACTGGAGCCAGGGCCTCCGCGCGGAGGGGCGCGCCGACTCCATTCCCTGGAGCGGGCCTGGGGCCTCCGACTGTCCCACCTCCTGGGACATGGGGCTGCATACGGCTTGCCCCACCTCTTCCAAGGAGCACCAGAGTTCCGATCTCACCGCTTCCTCCGAACCGAAGCAGCAGTTGGACCGCGCAAGTTTGGCTCGTTACCCCAAAACTAACCACCGAG GTCCCATTCAGCTCTGGCAGTTCCTCCTGGAGCTGCTCCAAGACGAGGCGCGCAGCAGCTGCATCCGCTGGACAGGCAACAGCCTGGAGTTCCAGCTGTGCGACCCCAAAGAG GTGGCGCGACTGTGGGGTGAGCGCAAGAGAAAACCCGGCATGA
- the ETV2 gene encoding ETS translocation variant 2 isoform X4: protein MDLWKWDEASPQEVPLGNTLSRLEGAELGFCFPEVALQGDTLTETCWKGLPHWDRSSASPHPETPWGAEHASQAPSWSGDWIQRGCTGWDAWSRVPPALGPAPPAPSAESPGVAGHNTTTSAGGTHSWSRAPTTASSPGRDCPFGSHGAAYWSQGLRAEGRADSIPWSGPGASDCPTSWDMGLHTACPTSSKEHQSSDLTASSEPKQQLDRASLARYPKTNHRGPIQLWQFLLELLQDEARSSCIRWTGNSLEFQLCDPKEVARLWGERKRKPGMNYEKLSRGLRYYYRRDIVRKSGGRKYTYRFGGRVPGLAYPDDAGARARQGAATQ from the exons ATGGACTTGTGGAAGTGGGATGAAGCATCACCACAGGAAGTGCCCCTGGGAAACACACTGTCAAGGCTGG AAGGAGCTGAGCTCGGCTTCTGTTTCCCTGAAGTGGCGCTCCAAGGGGACACACTGACAGAGACATGCTGGAAAG GACTCCCACACTGGGACCGGAGCTCCGCGTCACCGCACCCAGAAACTCCATGGGGGGCGG AGCACGCCTCTCAGGCTCCTTCGTGGTCAGGAGACTGGATACAACGGGGATGCACCGGGTGGGACGCTTGGAGCCGAGTCCCGCCGGCGctgggccccgccccccccgccccctccgctgAGTCTCCGGGGGTCGCAGGCCACAACACTACCACCTCCGCGGGCGGGACCCACTCGTGGTCGCGTGCCCCCACCACAGCGAGCTCCCCCGGCCGGGACTGTCCCTTTGGCTCCCACGGCGCCGCATACTGGAGCCAGGGCCTCCGCGCGGAGGGGCGCGCCGACTCCATTCCCTGGAGCGGGCCTGGGGCCTCCGACTGTCCCACCTCCTGGGACATGGGGCTGCATACGGCTTGCCCCACCTCTTCCAAGGAGCACCAGAGTTCCGATCTCACCGCTTCCTCCGAACCGAAGCAGCAGTTGGACCGCGCAAGTTTGGCTCGTTACCCCAAAACTAACCACCGAG GTCCCATTCAGCTCTGGCAGTTCCTCCTGGAGCTGCTCCAAGACGAGGCGCGCAGCAGCTGCATCCGCTGGACAGGCAACAGCCTGGAGTTCCAGCTGTGCGACCCCAAAGAG GTGGCGCGACTGTGGGGTGAGCGCAAGAGAAAACCCGGCATGAATTACGAGAAGCTGAGCCGAGGCCTGCGCTACTACTACCGCCGGGACATCGTGCGAAAGAGCGGTGGGCGCAAGTACACGTACCGCTTTGGGGGCCGCGTGCCCGGCCTAGCTTATCCAGACGACGCTGGGGCTAGGGCCCGACAGGGAGCAGCAACCCAATAA
- the ETV2 gene encoding ETS translocation variant 2 isoform X2 yields the protein MDLWKWDEASPQEVPLGNTLSRLEGAELGFCFPEVALQGDTLTETCWKGLPHWDRSSASPHPETPWGAGECVRRGGEGVWGLSPWLKFSFPDFLRENGDRTGDACVLHVAWPRSGSQGTPEAARGRDSWPPLTAVCSSSQSTPLRLLRGQETGYNGDAPGGTLGAESRRRWAPPPPPPPLSLRGSQATTLPPPRAGPTRGRVPPPQRAPPAGTVPLAPTAPHTGARASARRGAPTPFPGAGLGPPTVPPPGTWGCIRLAPPLPRSTRVPISPLPPNRSSSWTAQVWLVTPKLTTEVARLWGERKRKPGMNYEKLSRGLRYYYRRDIVRKSGGRKYTYRFGGRVPGLAYPDDAGARARQGAATQ from the exons ATGGACTTGTGGAAGTGGGATGAAGCATCACCACAGGAAGTGCCCCTGGGAAACACACTGTCAAGGCTGG AAGGAGCTGAGCTCGGCTTCTGTTTCCCTGAAGTGGCGCTCCAAGGGGACACACTGACAGAGACATGCTGGAAAG GACTCCCACACTGGGACCGGAGCTCCGCGTCACCGCACCCAGAAACTCCATGGGGGGCGGGTGAGTGTGTGCGGAGAGGCGGGGAAGGAGTCTGGGGTCTTTCACCATGGCTGAAGTTTAGCTTCCCTGACTTTTTGAGGGAGAATGGAGATAGGACTGGGGACGCTTGTGTCCTCCACGTGGCCTGGCCCAGATCCGGGAGCCAGGGGACTCCTGAGGCGGCCAGGGGGCGGGACAGCTGGCCTCCCCTCACTGCGGTCTGTTCCTCCTCGCAGAGCACGCCTCTCAGGCTCCTTCGTGGTCAGGAGACTGGATACAACGGGGATGCACCGGGTGGGACGCTTGGAGCCGAGTCCCGCCGGCGctgggccccgccccccccgccccctccgctgAGTCTCCGGGGGTCGCAGGCCACAACACTACCACCTCCGCGGGCGGGACCCACTCGTGGTCGCGTGCCCCCACCACAGCGAGCTCCCCCGGCCGGGACTGTCCCTTTGGCTCCCACGGCGCCGCATACTGGAGCCAGGGCCTCCGCGCGGAGGGGCGCGCCGACTCCATTCCCTGGAGCGGGCCTGGGGCCTCCGACTGTCCCACCTCCTGGGACATGGGGCTGCATACGGCTTGCCCCACCTCTTCCAAGGAGCACCAGAGTTCCGATCTCACCGCTTCCTCCGAACCGAAGCAGCAGTTGGACCGCGCAAGTTTGGCTCGTTACCCCAAAACTAACCACCGAG GTGGCGCGACTGTGGGGTGAGCGCAAGAGAAAACCCGGCATGAATTACGAGAAGCTGAGCCGAGGCCTGCGCTACTACTACCGCCGGGACATCGTGCGAAAGAGCGGTGGGCGCAAGTACACGTACCGCTTTGGGGGCCGCGTGCCCGGCCTAGCTTATCCAGACGACGCTGGGGCTAGGGCCCGACAGGGAGCAGCAACCCAATAA
- the LOC132216987 gene encoding cytochrome c oxidase subunit 6B1, with product MAEDIKTKIKNYRTAPFDSRFPNQNQTRNCWQNYLDFHRCEKAMTAKGGDVSVCEWYRRVYKSLCPISWVSAWDDRRAEGTFPGKI from the exons ATGGCAGAAGACATCAAGACCAAAATCAAGAACTACCGGACTGCTCCTTTTGACAGCCGCTTCCCCAACCAGAACCAGACCAGGAACTGTTGGCAGAACTACCTGG ACTTCCACCGCTGTGAGAAGGCAATGACTGCTAAAGGGGGTGATGTCTCTGTGTGTGAATGGTACCGGCGTGTGTACAAGTCCCTGTGCCCCATATCCTGG GTTTCAGCCTGGGATGACCGCCGGGCAGAAGGCACGTTTCCTGGGAAGATCTGA